The proteins below are encoded in one region of Aeromonas jandaei:
- the pdxJ gene encoding pyridoxine 5'-phosphate synthase, which produces MSEIYLGVNIDHIATLRNARGTQYPDPVQAAFVAEQAGADGITVHLREDRRHITDRDVEILRQTIQTRMNLEMAVTEEMIGIACRIKPHFVCLVPEKRTEVTTEGGLDVAGQLAKVTDAVARLSAVGAQVSLFIDADPIQIDAAAESGAPFIEIHTGRYADATTDAERNAEFKRIAAGASYAAGKGLKVNAGHGLHYHNVKAIAAIPELYELNIGHAIIGRAAFDGLAKAVSDMRLLMQEARQGI; this is translated from the coding sequence ATGAGTGAAATCTATCTGGGTGTGAACATCGACCATATCGCCACCCTGCGCAACGCCCGGGGCACCCAGTATCCGGATCCGGTACAGGCCGCCTTCGTGGCTGAGCAGGCCGGGGCCGATGGCATTACCGTGCATCTGCGAGAAGATCGCCGCCACATCACCGACCGCGATGTGGAGATCCTGCGTCAGACCATTCAGACCAGAATGAATTTGGAGATGGCGGTGACCGAAGAGATGATCGGCATCGCCTGCCGCATCAAGCCTCACTTCGTCTGTCTGGTGCCGGAGAAGCGCACCGAGGTGACCACCGAGGGCGGTCTGGACGTGGCCGGTCAGCTGGCCAAGGTGACTGATGCCGTTGCCCGTCTCTCCGCGGTGGGGGCTCAGGTATCCCTCTTTATCGATGCCGACCCAATCCAGATCGATGCGGCCGCCGAGAGTGGCGCCCCCTTTATCGAGATCCACACTGGCCGTTATGCCGATGCCACCACAGATGCCGAGCGCAATGCCGAGTTCAAGCGCATCGCTGCCGGAGCCTCCTATGCCGCTGGCAAGGGCTTGAAGGTCAATGCCGGCCACGGTCTGCACTACCACAACGTCAAGGCCATCGCCGCCATCCCCGAGCTCTATGAGCTCAACATCGGCCACGCCATCATCGGTCGCGCCGCCTTCGATGGTCT
- the recO gene encoding DNA repair protein RecO: MLTPAFVIHSRPYRETSQLVEVFTQDSGRFTLVARGSRGPRSPLKGLLQPFTLLTIAWRGKGDLKNLTQVECPDHSLRLGGDRLFYGLYLNELVYYLLEAHTPFPEVFDAYARAIMALADGETPELPLRRFEFLLLQALGYAVDFEYTADDESPIEPTLLYGFERELGFVACERAPDPRTLFLGAHLLAFAEGRFDTPPLLQAAKRFSRLALQPYLGKRQLKSRELFLKRKASIQG, encoded by the coding sequence TTGCTGACCCCGGCTTTCGTCATCCATAGCCGGCCCTATCGTGAGACCAGCCAGCTGGTCGAGGTATTCACCCAGGATAGTGGCCGCTTTACCCTGGTGGCTCGCGGTTCTCGCGGGCCACGCTCCCCTCTCAAGGGGCTGCTGCAACCCTTTACCCTGCTCACCATCGCCTGGCGCGGCAAGGGGGATCTCAAGAATCTCACCCAGGTTGAATGTCCCGACCACTCCCTGCGTCTCGGTGGCGATCGCCTCTTCTACGGCCTCTATCTCAACGAGCTGGTCTACTACCTGCTGGAAGCGCACACCCCGTTCCCCGAGGTGTTCGATGCCTATGCCCGTGCCATCATGGCGCTGGCCGACGGCGAGACGCCTGAGCTGCCGCTGCGCCGCTTCGAGTTCCTGCTGCTGCAGGCGCTGGGTTATGCGGTGGATTTCGAGTACACGGCGGACGACGAGTCGCCCATCGAGCCGACCCTGCTCTATGGCTTCGAGCGTGAATTGGGCTTTGTTGCTTGCGAGCGGGCGCCGGATCCCCGTACCCTATTTCTCGGTGCCCACCTGCTGGCCTTTGCCGAGGGACGTTTCGATACCCCTCCCTTGCTGCAGGCGGCCAAACGTTTCAGCCGGCTGGCGCTGCAACCCTATCTGGGCAAGCGCCAGTTAAAGAGCCGGGAGCTGTTTTTAAAACGCAAAGCCAGCATCCAAGGCTGA
- the lepB gene encoding signal peptidase I, with protein sequence MASTFSLILVVVCAITGVIWCLDKMIWSKQRAAKIAVARAHGGAHLDDKTLAKVAPVPVWIEQTAGVFPVITFVLILRSFIFEPFQIPSGSMMPTLLVGDFILVEKFAYGLRDPVTNTKFLETGEPKRGDVVVFKYPLEPRVDYIKRVVGMPGDRVIYRNKELMIRPKCEEQEGKTCPGFQKLDVKFEQRGEFTQMGIPLDRYTEQLGDVSHETLRNPLMPDMVGRYYRQPGTYPDEWVVPEGQYFVMGDNRDNSTDSRFWGFVPEQNLVGKAVAIWISFEFEREEGSLLPSWVPTGVRFNRIGGIK encoded by the coding sequence ATGGCAAGCACGTTTTCCCTGATCCTGGTGGTGGTCTGCGCGATCACCGGTGTTATCTGGTGTCTGGACAAGATGATCTGGTCCAAACAGCGAGCCGCCAAAATTGCCGTGGCCCGTGCCCATGGCGGCGCTCATCTGGATGACAAAACCCTGGCCAAGGTGGCTCCCGTTCCGGTCTGGATTGAACAGACCGCCGGGGTCTTCCCGGTCATCACCTTTGTGCTGATCCTGCGTTCGTTCATCTTTGAACCGTTCCAGATCCCGTCAGGCTCCATGATGCCCACTCTGCTGGTGGGCGATTTCATCCTGGTGGAGAAGTTTGCCTATGGTCTGAGGGACCCGGTGACCAACACCAAGTTCCTCGAGACCGGTGAGCCCAAGCGCGGCGATGTGGTGGTGTTCAAATACCCGCTCGAACCGCGGGTGGACTACATCAAGCGGGTGGTCGGCATGCCGGGGGATCGGGTCATCTATCGCAACAAGGAGCTGATGATCCGGCCCAAGTGCGAGGAGCAGGAGGGGAAAACGTGCCCGGGCTTCCAGAAGCTCGATGTCAAGTTTGAACAAAGAGGCGAATTTACCCAGATGGGGATCCCCCTTGACCGCTATACCGAGCAGCTGGGCGATGTCTCCCACGAGACCCTGCGCAACCCGCTGATGCCCGATATGGTTGGCCGTTACTATCGCCAGCCCGGCACCTATCCTGATGAGTGGGTAGTACCGGAGGGGCAATATTTCGTGATGGGCGACAACCGTGACAACAGTACCGACAGCCGTTTCTGGGGCTTTGTGCCCGAGCAGAACCTGGTTGGCAAGGCGGTCGCTATCTGGATAAGTTTTGAATTCGAGCGCGAAGAGGGCTCCCTGCTGCCAAGCTGGGTACCGACAGGGGTGCGCTTCAACCGCATTGGCGGAATCAAGTAA
- the rnc gene encoding ribonuclease III has protein sequence MNIKMNRLQSRLGHVFQDLELLTRALTHRSAGSRHNERLEFLGDSILSLVIADDLFHRFPQAAEGDLSRMRATLVREKTLAELGREFDLGDHLILGPGELKSGGFRRESILADTVEAVIGAVYLDSDLETVRTLLLGWYTSRLEEIKPGIEQKDPKTRLQEILQGSRKSLPTYTVTNVKGEAHNQEFTVQCDVEGLDGPIKGVGTSRRKAEQAAAQQALEKLS, from the coding sequence ATGAATATCAAGATGAACAGACTGCAGTCCCGTCTCGGGCACGTCTTTCAGGATCTGGAACTGCTGACCCGGGCGCTGACTCACCGCAGCGCCGGTTCCCGTCACAACGAGCGACTGGAGTTTTTGGGTGACTCGATTTTGAGTCTGGTGATTGCCGACGATCTCTTCCACCGCTTCCCGCAAGCGGCGGAAGGGGATCTCAGCCGGATGCGCGCCACTCTGGTGCGCGAAAAGACCCTGGCCGAGCTGGGGCGGGAGTTTGACCTCGGGGATCACCTGATCCTGGGGCCGGGCGAGCTGAAAAGCGGTGGTTTTCGCCGTGAATCGATCCTGGCTGATACGGTCGAGGCGGTGATTGGCGCCGTCTATCTGGACAGTGATCTCGAAACAGTACGCACTCTGCTGCTGGGCTGGTACACCAGCCGTCTGGAGGAGATCAAGCCGGGCATCGAGCAGAAGGATCCCAAGACCCGTCTGCAAGAAATTCTGCAGGGAAGCCGCAAATCCCTGCCGACCTATACAGTGACCAACGTCAAGGGCGAAGCCCACAACCAGGAGTTCACCGTCCAGTGTGACGTGGAAGGTCTGGATGGTCCGATCAAAGGGGTCGGCACCAGCCGCCGCAAGGCCGAACAGGCCGCGGCGCAGCAAGCATTGGAAAAACTGTCATGA
- the era gene encoding GTPase Era, translated as MTDTTYCGFVAIVGRPNVGKSTLLNKLLGQKVSITSKKPQTTRHRILGIDTEDNYQTIYVDTPGLHIEEKRAINRLMNRAATSSLGDVAMVVFMVDGTHWTKDDEMVLGKLRNLKCPVVLAVNKIDNVKEKEELLPHLEWLGQQMNFAHILPISAQKGTNVEKIREWAKPLLPENVHFFPEDYVTDRSSRFMASEIIREKLMRFTGEELPYSVTVEIERFKVEESGIYHIHGLILVERDGQKKMVIGNKGEKIKTIGTEARLDMERLFQNKVHLELWVKVKSGWADDERALRSLGYGDD; from the coding sequence ATGACAGATACAACCTACTGCGGCTTTGTCGCCATCGTGGGCCGCCCCAACGTGGGCAAGTCCACCCTGCTCAACAAGCTGCTTGGCCAGAAGGTCAGCATCACCTCAAAGAAACCCCAGACCACCCGTCACCGGATCCTGGGGATCGACACCGAGGATAACTACCAGACCATCTATGTCGATACCCCGGGTCTGCACATTGAAGAGAAACGGGCCATCAACCGCCTGATGAACCGCGCCGCTACCAGTTCGCTGGGGGACGTGGCCATGGTGGTATTCATGGTGGACGGCACTCACTGGACCAAAGATGACGAGATGGTGCTGGGCAAGTTGCGCAATCTCAAGTGTCCCGTGGTACTGGCGGTCAACAAGATCGACAACGTCAAGGAGAAGGAGGAGCTGCTTCCCCACCTCGAGTGGCTGGGCCAGCAGATGAACTTCGCCCACATCCTGCCCATTAGTGCCCAGAAGGGTACCAACGTGGAGAAGATCCGCGAGTGGGCCAAGCCGTTGCTGCCGGAAAACGTCCACTTCTTCCCGGAAGATTACGTGACCGATCGCTCCTCCCGTTTTATGGCCTCCGAGATCATCCGCGAGAAGCTGATGCGCTTCACCGGCGAGGAGCTGCCCTACTCGGTGACGGTGGAGATCGAGCGCTTCAAGGTGGAAGAGAGCGGTATCTATCACATCCACGGCCTCATTCTGGTCGAGCGCGATGGCCAGAAGAAGATGGTCATCGGCAACAAGGGCGAGAAGATCAAGACCATCGGCACCGAAGCGCGCCTCGACATGGAACGGCTGTTCCAGAACAAGGTGCACCTCGAGCTGTGGGTCAAGGTCAAATCCGGCTGGGCCGATGACGAGCGCGCCCTGCGTAGTCTTGGTTACGGCGATGATTAA